One part of the Musa acuminata AAA Group cultivar baxijiao chromosome BXJ1-5, Cavendish_Baxijiao_AAA, whole genome shotgun sequence genome encodes these proteins:
- the LOC103983684 gene encoding glutamate receptor 3.7 codes for MGCGGVLWFLLLLATGFGVFAGAERPAVVNIGAVLTYDSVIGRVAKAAIEAAVADVNANASVLGGTRLNLVMRDANCSVFLGSAAALSVLEHDAIALIGPQSSAIAHMISSISGGLQIPLISFAATDPTLSSSQFPFFVRTTHCDSYQMAAMADLIEYFGWRQVIAIYVDDDYGRNGIYYLDDELAENMSKMYKIALPVKATRNKIIDLLQKSKTLGPRVYVVHVTPDSGLNIFSVAEQLHMMTDGYVWLATDWLSTVLDTSQTAASNSISYLQGVVSFRQYIPRSNQKEAFVSRWGELQKEGLVSLNLSTYGFFAYDTVWATAHAINDFLNEYENITFSSNSNLQSIKGKMQLGTLKTFDGGHLLIKKLLLLNFTGLSGQIQFDGDKNLISRMYEIVNVRGSVTNRVGYWSNHSGLSISLPENLLINRPKNLSFTQVLGRITWPGGKTETPRGWVVASNERPLRIAVPNRASYLEFVRVTNSGDMENVSGYCIDVFKEIMKLIPYEVPYKFVPIGNGQTNPNYDELVNMVVQHVVDAAIGDIAIVTSRSRNSDFTQPYICTGLVILAPIRSIKSSAWVFLRPFTVGMWCVTGAFFFVIGVVIWLLEHRVNSDFRGPPTRQCITMFLFSFSTPFQSQQEEILSTLGRFVMMVWLFLLMVITSSYTASLTSFLTVQQLSSPIKGIDSLIASNEPIGYQEGSFARSYLVDGLNVQPSRLVSLGSPEAYKEALERGPKNGGVAAIVDELPYVELFVAKTSGFGIIGQSFTRNGWGFAFPRDSPLAIDMSTAMLKLSENGELQRIHKKWFCNTSCIVQSGINSEPDQLHFNSFWGLFLVCGVATVASLILFFLRSIWQFIRFNRKHREPASTCELPNRGCTQVIFRFFDFIDKKEEAIKNAFKQRNTSLPESS; via the exons ATGGGTTGTGGTGGCGTGCTCTGGTTCTTGCTCCTTCTCGCTACTGGATTCGGTGTTTTTGCGGGTGCTGAGCGGCCTGCTGTTGTGAATATTGGAGCTGTGTTAACCTATGATTCCGTCATCGGTAGAGTTGCAAAGGCCGCGATCGAAGCTGCTGTCGCCGATGTCAATGCGAATGCGTCGGTTCTCGGGGGGACGCGGTTGAATCTCGTTATGCGAGATGCAAATTGTAGCGTTTTTCTTGGATCTGCTGCAG CCTTGAGTGTTCTGGAGCATGATGCAATTGCCCTAATTGGACCGCAATCCTCTGCAATAGCTCACATGATTTCATCTATTTCTGGTGGACTTCAAATACCACTCATATCTTTTGCAGCTACAGATCCGACTCTTTCTTCTTCTCAATTTCCCTTCTTTGTTCGCACGACACACTGTGATTCCTATCAGATGGCAGCGATGGCAGATCTAATAGAATATTTTGGATGGAGACAAGTCATTGCAATTTATGTAGATGATGATTACGGAAGGAACGGGATATACTATCTTGATGACGAGCTTGCAGAGAACATGTCAAAGATGTATAAGATTGCGTTGCCAGTCAAAGCTACTCGGAATAAGATTATAGATTTGCTGCAGAAGTCGAAGACATTAGGTCCACGAGTCTATGTGGTGCATGTTACCCCAGACTCTGGTCTTAATATATTTTCCGTTGCTGAGCAGCTTCATATGATGACTGATGGATATGTTTGGCTGGCTACAGATTGGCTTTCTACTGTTCTTGATACATCTCAAACAGCCGCTTCTAATTCTATAAGTTATTTGCAAGGAGTAGTAAGTTTTCGTCAATACATTCCTCGCTCAAACCAAAAAGAAGCTTTTGTGTCTAGATGGGGTGAATTACAAAAAGAGGGGTTGGTGAGCTTAAACTTGAGTACATATGGCTTCTTTGCATATGATACAGTTTGGGCCACTGCCCATGCTATCAATGACTTCCTTAATGAGTATGAGAACATCACTTTTTCGTCTAACAGTAACCTACAGAGTATAAAGGGAAAGATGCAGCTGGGAACGCTTAAAACTTTTGATGGAGGGCACCTACTAATTAAAAAATTGTTACTCTTGAATTTTACTGGTTTATCTGGTCAAATTCAGTTTGATGGTGATAAAAACCTCATTAGCCGCATGTATGAAATTGTTAATGTTCGTGGTTCAGTGACTAATAGAGTTGGCTACTGGTCTAACCATTCAGGTCTCTCCATCTCTTTACCTGAAAATTTactcataaacaggccaaaaaatTTGAGCTTCACCCAGGTTCTTGGGAGAATAACTTGGCCAGGTGGGAAGACGGAAACTCCACGTGGTTGGGTGGTGGCAAGTAATGAGAGGCCACTGAGAATAGCAGTTCCTAATAGAGCCAGTTATCTGGAGTTTGTAAGAGTAACAAACAGCGGAGATATGGAGAATGTTAGTGGATATTGCATTGATGTGTTCAAAGAGATAATGAAACTGATTCCTTATGAGGTGCCGTATAAGTTTGTGCCTATTGGAAATGGTCAGACCAATCCAAATTATGATGAGCTTGTGAACATGGTTGTGCAACAT GTTGTTGATGCAGCCATTGGAGATATCGCAATAGTCACAAGTCGGAGTAGAAACTCAGATTTTACTCAGCCGTACATCTGTACTGGCCTTGTCATATTGGCTCCAATCAGAAGTATAAAGTCAAGTGCTTGGGTTTTTCTCAGGCCTTTTACTGTTGGAATGTGGTGCGTGACTGGAGCATTCTTTTTTGTCATTGGGGTGGTTATTTGGCTACTTGAGCACAGGGTAAATAGTGATTTCAGGGGCCCACCAACGCGGCAGTGCATAACTATGTTTCT GTTTAGTTTCTCAACACCTTTCCAGTCACAGC AAGAAGAAATTTTGAGCACACTTGGACGATTTGTTATGATGGTATGGCTATTTCTACTGATGGTAATAACGTCAAGCTACACTGCAAGTTTAACTTCATTTCTTACTGTCCAACAACTTTCATCTCCAATAAAAGGAATTGACAGTTTAATTGCTAGTAATGAACCTATTGGTTACCAAGAAGGATCTTTTGCCCGAAGCTACCTTGTAGATGGACTTAATGTACAACCATCAAGGCTTGTTTCACTTGGTTCTCCCGAAGCTTACAAAGAAGCACTAGAACGTGGGCCAAAAAATGGAGGTGTGGCAGCAATTGTAGATGAGCTTCCATATGTTGAGTTGTTTGTAGCAAAAACAAGTGGATTTGGCATCATAGGGCAGTCCTTCACGAGGAATGGATGGGGATTT GCATTTCCAAGAGATTCTCCCCTTGCGATAGATATGTCAACAGCTATGCTCAAGCTCTCTGAGAATGGGGAACTGCAGAGGATTCACAAAAAGTGGTTTTGCAACACAAGCTGCATCGTTCAGAGTGGCATAAACTCTGAGCCTGACCAGCTTCACTTCAACAGCTTTTGGGGGTTATTTCTGGTCTGTGGTGTTGCTACTGTTGCATCTCTTATCTTGTTTTTTCTAAGGTCAATCTGGCAGTTTATTCGCTTCAATAGGAAGCACAGAGAGCCTGCATCCACCTGTGAGCTACCAAACAGGGGCTGTACTCAAGTCATTTTTCGCTTCTTTGATTTCATTGACAAGAAAGAAGAAGCCATTAAGAACGCGTTCAAGCAGAGGAACACCTCTCTTCCAGAAAGTAGCTGA